A section of the Citrobacter farmeri genome encodes:
- the tcyP gene encoding cystine/sulfocysteine:cation symporter → MNFPLIANIVVFVILLFVLAQARHKQWSLAKKVLVGLVMGVVFGLALHTIYGSDSQVLKDSVQWFNIVGNGYVQLLQMIVMPLVFASILSAVARLHNASQLGKISLLTIGTLLFTTLIAALVGVLVTNLFGLTAEGLVQGGAETARLNAIETNYAGKVADLSVPQLVLSFVPKNPFADLTGANPTSIISVVIFAAFLGVAALKLLKDDAPKGERVLTAIDTLQSWVMKLVRLVMQLTPYGVLALMTKVVAGSNLQDIIKLGSFVVASYLGLGIMFVIHGVLLGVNGVSPLKYFRKVWPVLTFAFTSRSSAASIPLNVEAQTRRLGVPESIASFAASFGATIGQNGCAGLYPAMLAVMVAPTVGINPLDPLWIATLVGIVTVSSAGVAGVGGGATFAALIVLPAMGLPVTLVALLISVEPLIDMGRTALNVSGSMTAGTLTSQWLKQTDKSILDSEDDAELAHR, encoded by the coding sequence ATGAATTTTCCATTAATCGCGAACATCGTGGTGTTCGTCATTCTGCTGTTTGTGCTGGCACAAGCCCGTCATAAACAGTGGAGTCTGGCAAAGAAAGTACTGGTGGGGCTGGTCATGGGCGTGGTCTTTGGCCTTGCGCTGCACACCATCTATGGCTCTGACAGTCAGGTGCTGAAAGATTCCGTCCAGTGGTTCAACATCGTCGGTAACGGCTATGTTCAACTGCTGCAAATGATCGTTATGCCGCTGGTATTCGCCTCAATCCTGAGCGCGGTCGCCCGTCTGCATAATGCCTCTCAGTTGGGAAAAATCAGCTTACTGACTATCGGTACACTGCTGTTTACCACGCTGATTGCCGCGCTGGTCGGTGTACTGGTGACCAATCTGTTTGGTCTGACCGCTGAAGGTCTGGTACAGGGTGGCGCAGAGACGGCGCGCCTGAATGCCATTGAAACCAACTATGCTGGCAAAGTGGCCGATCTCAGCGTCCCGCAGCTGGTGCTCTCATTTGTACCGAAAAACCCGTTTGCCGATCTGACTGGCGCGAACCCGACGTCAATTATCAGCGTGGTGATTTTTGCCGCCTTCCTCGGTGTCGCGGCACTCAAATTGCTGAAAGATGACGCACCAAAAGGCGAACGCGTACTGACCGCAATCGACACCCTGCAAAGCTGGGTGATGAAACTGGTCCGCCTGGTCATGCAGTTAACGCCTTACGGTGTGCTGGCGCTGATGACCAAAGTGGTGGCCGGTTCCAACCTGCAGGACATCATTAAGCTGGGGAGTTTTGTTGTCGCTTCTTACCTCGGGCTGGGCATTATGTTCGTTATCCACGGCGTGCTGCTGGGTGTGAACGGCGTGAGTCCCCTCAAATACTTCCGCAAAGTATGGCCGGTTCTGACCTTCGCCTTCACCAGTCGCTCCAGCGCGGCCTCTATCCCACTCAACGTGGAAGCGCAAACCCGCCGCCTGGGCGTACCGGAATCTATCGCCAGCTTCGCCGCCTCCTTTGGCGCGACGATTGGTCAGAACGGCTGTGCCGGTTTGTATCCGGCCATGCTGGCGGTCATGGTTGCGCCGACGGTCGGCATTAACCCGCTGGATCCGCTCTGGATTGCAACACTGGTCGGTATTGTTACCGTCAGCTCTGCCGGGGTAGCCGGTGTCGGTGGTGGTGCCACGTTCGCTGCGCTGATTGTGCTGCCAGCAATGGGCCTGCCTGTCACGCTGGTGGCGCTGCTCATCTCCGTTGAGCCGCTGATCGACATGGGCCGTACCGCGCTGAACGTCAGCGGGTCGATGACTGCCGGTACGCTGACCAGCCAGTGGCTGAAGCAAACCGATAAATCCATTCTGGACAGTGAAGACGACGCCGAACTGGCGCATCGCTAA
- the osmE gene encoding osmotically-inducible lipoprotein OsmE gives MNRTIAGIFSAAAVLTMLAGCTAYDRTKDQFVQPVVKDVKKGMSRAQVAQIAGKPSSEVSMIHARGTCQTYILGQRDGKAETYFVALDDTGHVINSGYQSCAEYDTDPQAAK, from the coding sequence ATGAACAGGACTATTGCAGGAATTTTCAGTGCAGCAGCAGTATTAACAATGCTTGCAGGGTGTACGGCCTACGATCGTACTAAAGACCAATTTGTCCAGCCTGTGGTCAAAGATGTGAAAAAAGGCATGAGCCGCGCGCAGGTTGCACAGATTGCCGGGAAACCGTCGTCTGAGGTGAGCATGATCCATGCTCGCGGTACCTGTCAGACCTACATCCTGGGTCAACGTGATGGTAAAGCTGAAACCTATTTCGTGGCGCTGGATGATACCGGCCATGTTATCAATTCAGGCTACCAGAGCTGCGCTGAGTACGACACGGACCCGCAGGCAGCGAAGTAA
- the katE gene encoding catalase HPII yields the protein MSHNEKNPHPHQSPVHDPREAKPGLDSLAPDDGSHRPVPEPTAPGAQPTAPGSLKAPDTGNKKLSDLESVRTGSENFALTTNQGVRIADDQNSLRVGHRGPTLLEDFILREKITHFDHERIPERIVHARGSAAHGYFQPYKNLSDITKADFLSDPDKITPVFVRFSTVQGGAGSADTVRDIRGFATKFYTEEGVFDLVGNNTPIFFIQDAHKFPDFVHAVKPEPHWAIPQGQSAHDTFWDYVSLQPETLHNVIWAMSDRGIPRSYRTMEGFGIHTFRLINAAGKATFVRFHWKPLAGKASLVWDEAQKLTGRDPDFHRRELWEAIEAGDFPEYELGLQLISEEDELKFDFDLLDPTKLIPEALVPVQRVGKMVLNRNPDNFFAENEQVAFHPGHIVPGMDFTNDPLLQGRLFSYTDTQISRLGGPNFHEIPINRPTCPYHNFQRDGMHRMSIDTNPANYEPNSINDNWPRETPPGPKRGGFESYQERIDGDKIRERSPSFGEYYAHPRLFWSSQTPVEQLHIVDAFSFELSKVARPYIRERVVDQLAHIDIGLAQAVGKNLGITLTDEQTQIAPPPEVNGLKKDPSLSLYAVPDGEIKGRVVGILLNGKVKSSDLLTILQALKAKGVHAKLLYSRMGEIVADDGSTLTVAATFAGAPSLTVDAVIVPCGDIADIEHNGDARYYLLEAYKHLKPIALAGEARRFKALLNIDSQGEEGVVESSDADNRFMDELFTLMAAHRVWSRTAKIPTVAA from the coding sequence ATGTCGCATAATGAGAAAAATCCCCATCCGCATCAATCACCCGTGCACGATCCCCGCGAAGCAAAACCTGGCCTGGACTCTCTGGCTCCTGACGACGGATCGCATCGCCCTGTTCCTGAACCGACAGCCCCCGGCGCGCAACCCACGGCCCCTGGCAGTCTGAAAGCCCCGGATACTGGCAATAAAAAACTGAGCGATCTGGAAAGCGTTCGCACAGGCAGCGAGAATTTTGCTCTCACCACCAATCAGGGAGTACGCATTGCCGACGACCAGAATTCACTGCGTGTCGGACATCGCGGCCCTACGCTGCTTGAAGATTTTATTTTGCGTGAAAAAATCACCCATTTTGACCATGAGCGGATCCCTGAGAGGATCGTCCATGCGCGCGGCTCGGCCGCACACGGATATTTCCAGCCCTATAAAAATCTGAGCGATATCACTAAAGCCGACTTTCTCTCCGATCCGGATAAAATTACCCCAGTCTTCGTACGCTTTTCCACCGTCCAGGGCGGCGCGGGCTCGGCGGATACCGTGCGTGATATCCGGGGTTTTGCCACCAAATTTTATACCGAAGAAGGGGTTTTTGATCTGGTCGGCAACAATACCCCTATCTTTTTCATCCAGGATGCGCACAAGTTTCCTGATTTCGTTCACGCAGTGAAACCGGAACCACACTGGGCAATTCCCCAGGGACAAAGTGCGCATGACACCTTCTGGGATTATGTCTCCCTGCAGCCAGAAACCTTGCATAACGTCATCTGGGCGATGTCCGATCGCGGTATTCCACGCAGTTATCGCACGATGGAAGGATTTGGCATTCACACTTTTCGTCTGATCAACGCGGCGGGCAAAGCCACTTTTGTTCGTTTTCACTGGAAACCCCTGGCAGGAAAAGCCTCACTGGTGTGGGATGAGGCGCAGAAGCTGACCGGTCGTGACCCGGACTTCCATCGCCGGGAACTGTGGGAAGCCATTGAAGCGGGCGATTTCCCGGAATATGAACTGGGGCTGCAGCTGATTTCGGAAGAGGACGAGTTGAAATTCGATTTCGACTTACTGGATCCTACCAAGCTGATCCCTGAAGCGCTGGTCCCGGTGCAGCGCGTCGGGAAAATGGTACTAAACCGTAATCCCGATAATTTCTTTGCCGAAAACGAGCAGGTCGCCTTCCATCCGGGCCATATCGTCCCCGGCATGGATTTTACAAACGATCCGCTGTTGCAGGGGCGTCTGTTCTCCTATACCGATACGCAAATCAGTCGTCTCGGCGGACCTAATTTTCATGAAATCCCGATCAACCGTCCGACCTGCCCTTATCACAACTTCCAGCGTGATGGGATGCATCGGATGAGCATCGACACCAATCCGGCAAACTATGAGCCTAATTCCATCAATGACAATTGGCCGCGTGAAACGCCGCCGGGGCCGAAGCGCGGTGGCTTTGAGTCGTATCAGGAACGTATCGATGGGGACAAAATCCGCGAACGTAGCCCTTCATTTGGCGAATACTACGCCCATCCGCGGCTCTTCTGGTCGAGCCAGACGCCGGTTGAACAGTTGCATATTGTGGATGCCTTCAGCTTTGAGCTGAGTAAAGTCGCACGCCCTTATATCCGCGAACGGGTCGTTGACCAACTGGCGCATATCGACATCGGCCTCGCTCAGGCGGTTGGCAAAAACCTGGGTATCACGCTGACCGATGAACAGACGCAAATTGCCCCGCCGCCAGAGGTGAACGGCCTGAAAAAGGATCCCTCACTCAGTCTTTATGCCGTACCGGACGGTGAAATCAAAGGTCGGGTCGTTGGGATATTACTTAACGGGAAGGTGAAATCGTCAGATCTCCTGACGATCCTTCAGGCGTTAAAGGCGAAAGGCGTTCATGCCAAACTTCTCTATTCCCGGATGGGCGAGATTGTCGCCGATGACGGCTCGACGCTGACCGTCGCCGCCACCTTTGCCGGTGCGCCATCTCTCACCGTAGATGCGGTCATTGTACCGTGCGGGGATATCGCCGATATCGAGCACAACGGCGACGCGCGCTACTATCTGCTGGAGGCGTATAAGCATCTCAAACCCATCGCGCTCGCAGGTGAAGCGCGGCGCTTTAAAGCACTGTTGAATATAGACAGTCAGGGTGAGGAAGGCGTTGTGGAAAGCAGTGACGCGGATAACCGTTTTATGGATGAATTGTTTACGCTGATGGCAGCCCACCGCGTCTGGTCGCGAACAGCGAAAATTCCTACCGTAGCGGCCTGA
- the chbA gene encoding PTS N,N'-diacetylchitobiose transporter subunit IIA, with translation MMDLDNITDTQTEAEELEEVVMGLIINSGQARSLAYAALKQAKQGDFDAAKAMMEQSRMALNEAHLVQTKLIEGDQGEGKMKVSLVLVHAQDHLMTSMLARELVTELIELHEKLK, from the coding sequence ATGATGGATCTCGATAATATTACCGATACCCAGACCGAAGCCGAAGAGCTCGAAGAAGTGGTGATGGGGCTTATCATCAACTCCGGGCAGGCGCGTAGCCTGGCTTACGCGGCGTTAAAACAGGCGAAGCAGGGTGACTTCGACGCAGCGAAAGCGATGATGGAACAGTCACGCATGGCGCTGAATGAGGCCCATTTGGTGCAGACGAAACTGATTGAAGGCGATCAGGGCGAAGGTAAAATGAAAGTCAGTCTGGTACTGGTTCACGCGCAGGATCACCTGATGACGTCAATGCTGGCACGCGAACTGGTGACAGAGTTGATTGAGCTTCATGAGAAGCTGAAATAG
- the chbR gene encoding transcriptional regulator ChbR: MMQLQATAPEITIAREQQLFNGKNFHVFIYNKTESACGLHQHDYYEFTLVLTGRYYQEINGKRVLLERGDFVFVPLGSHHQSFYEFGATRILNVGISKRFFEQHYSPLMPFCFVASQVYRTNSAFLTYVETVIASLNFRDTGLEEFVEVVTFYIINRLRHYREEQVLDDIPQWLKATVETMHNKAQFGENALENMVSLSAKSQEYLTRATQRYYSKTPMQLINEIRINFAKKQLEMTNYSVTDIAYEAGYSSPSLFIKTFKKMTSFTPNSYRKKLTQYNQ, from the coding sequence ATGATGCAACTACAGGCTACCGCACCGGAAATCACCATTGCCCGTGAACAGCAGTTGTTTAACGGTAAGAATTTCCATGTCTTTATCTACAATAAGACAGAGAGCGCCTGCGGACTGCATCAGCACGATTACTATGAATTCACGCTGGTGCTCACGGGGCGCTATTACCAGGAGATCAACGGCAAACGCGTGCTGCTTGAACGGGGTGATTTTGTGTTTGTCCCGCTCGGTTCGCACCATCAGAGCTTCTACGAGTTCGGCGCGACGCGTATTCTCAACGTTGGCATCAGTAAACGTTTTTTTGAACAGCACTATAGCCCGCTCATGCCGTTCTGTTTCGTGGCATCGCAGGTCTATCGCACCAACAGCGCTTTTTTAACCTATGTCGAGACGGTTATCGCGTCGCTCAACTTTCGCGATACCGGACTGGAAGAGTTTGTTGAAGTGGTCACCTTCTACATTATCAACCGCCTGCGTCATTATCGTGAAGAACAGGTTCTTGATGATATTCCGCAGTGGCTGAAAGCCACCGTGGAAACGATGCACAATAAAGCGCAGTTTGGTGAGAATGCTCTGGAGAATATGGTTTCCCTGTCCGCAAAATCTCAGGAATACCTGACGCGAGCGACCCAGCGGTATTACAGCAAAACGCCAATGCAATTGATTAATGAAATTCGCATCAACTTTGCCAAGAAACAACTGGAGATGACGAACTACTCCGTAACAGATATTGCCTATGAAGCGGGGTACAGTAGTCCAAGTCTGTTTATTAAGACGTTTAAAAAAATGACGTCATTTACGCCTAATAGCTACAGAAAAAAACTCACGCAATATAATCAGTAA
- a CDS encoding metal-dependent hydrolase gives MTAEGHLLFSIACAVFAKNAELTPVLAQGDWWHIVPSAILTCLLPDIDHPKSFLGQRLKWVSKPIARAFGHRGFTHSLLAVFALLATFYLKVPESWVIPADALQGMVVGYLSHIAADMLTPAGVPLLWPCRWRFRLPILVPQKGNQLERFLCMALFAWAVWMPQTLPQNSAVRWSSDMINTLQWQFNRFIKHQIDQ, from the coding sequence ATGACGGCGGAAGGTCACCTCCTCTTTTCCATTGCCTGCGCGGTGTTTGCTAAAAACGCGGAGTTGACGCCCGTGCTCGCACAGGGTGACTGGTGGCATATTGTACCCTCCGCTATTCTGACCTGCCTGTTACCGGACATCGATCACCCAAAGTCATTCCTCGGTCAACGCCTGAAATGGGTATCAAAACCGATCGCCCGGGCCTTTGGTCATCGCGGATTTACTCACAGTCTGCTGGCCGTCTTTGCGCTGCTGGCCACCTTCTACCTCAAAGTGCCGGAGAGTTGGGTCATCCCCGCCGATGCCTTACAGGGCATGGTGGTGGGCTATCTGAGTCATATTGCAGCAGATATGCTGACGCCAGCGGGTGTCCCCCTGCTCTGGCCCTGTCGCTGGCGCTTTCGCCTGCCGATTCTGGTCCCGCAGAAAGGTAATCAGCTGGAGCGATTTCTGTGCATGGCGCTGTTTGCCTGGGCGGTATGGATGCCGCAAACCTTGCCTCAGAACAGTGCAGTTCGCTGGTCATCCGATATGATTAACACACTGCAATGGCAGTTTAATCGCTTCATTAAGCATCAAATCGACCAGTAA
- the chbC gene encoding PTS N,N'-diacetylchitobiose transporter subunit IIC, which produces MSNVIASLEKVLLPFAVKIGKQPHVNAIKNGFIRLMPLTLAGAMFVLINNVFLSFGEGSFFYSLGIRLDASTIENLNSLKGIGGNVYNGTLGIMSLMAPFFIGMALAEERKVDALAAGLLSVAAFMTVTPYSVGEAYAVGANWLGGANIISGIIIGLVVAEMFTFIVHRNWVIKLPDSVPASVSRSFSALIPGFIILSIMGIIAWALTTWGTNFHQIIMDTISTPLASLGSVVGWAYVLFVPLLWFFGIHGSLALTALDSGIMTPWALENIAIYQQYGSVDAALAAGKTFHVWAKPMLDSYIFLGGSGATLGLILAIFIASRRADYRQVAKLALPSGIFQINEPILFGLPIIMNPVMFIPFILVQPILAAITLIAYYLGIIPPITNIAPWTMPTGLGAFFNTNGSVAALLVALFNLGIATLIYLPFVVVANKAQNTIDKEESEEDIANALKF; this is translated from the coding sequence ATGAGTAACGTCATTGCTTCACTTGAAAAGGTACTCCTTCCTTTTGCTGTCAAAATAGGAAAGCAGCCACACGTTAATGCAATCAAAAACGGCTTTATTCGTTTAATGCCATTAACCCTCGCGGGGGCCATGTTTGTATTAATCAATAACGTTTTCCTGAGCTTTGGGGAGGGGTCGTTTTTTTATTCCCTCGGTATTCGGCTGGATGCATCAACCATTGAAAATCTCAATAGTCTGAAAGGCATCGGCGGAAACGTTTATAACGGTACGCTGGGTATTATGTCGCTGATGGCACCATTCTTTATCGGTATGGCGCTGGCAGAAGAACGTAAAGTCGACGCCCTGGCGGCCGGTCTGTTATCCGTTGCGGCCTTTATGACCGTCACGCCATACAGCGTGGGTGAAGCCTATGCCGTCGGGGCGAACTGGCTGGGCGGCGCGAATATCATTTCCGGTATTATTATCGGTCTGGTCGTCGCGGAAATGTTTACTTTCATTGTTCATCGCAACTGGGTAATTAAATTGCCTGATAGCGTACCAGCATCCGTCTCCCGTTCATTCTCAGCATTGATTCCGGGCTTTATTATCCTCTCGATTATGGGGATCATCGCCTGGGCGTTAACGACCTGGGGAACGAACTTCCACCAGATTATTATGGATACCATCTCTACACCGCTGGCATCGCTGGGCAGTGTGGTTGGCTGGGCGTACGTGCTTTTTGTTCCGCTGCTGTGGTTCTTCGGTATCCACGGTTCCCTGGCGCTGACGGCGCTCGACAGCGGCATCATGACGCCGTGGGCGCTGGAAAACATCGCAATCTATCAGCAATACGGTTCGGTCGATGCGGCCCTGGCTGCGGGTAAGACGTTCCACGTCTGGGCCAAGCCGATGCTTGACTCCTATATCTTCCTCGGCGGCAGCGGCGCAACGCTGGGTCTGATCCTTGCCATCTTTATCGCTTCCCGCCGTGCGGATTATCGTCAGGTGGCGAAACTGGCACTGCCATCCGGCATCTTCCAGATTAACGAACCGATTCTGTTTGGTCTGCCGATCATCATGAACCCGGTAATGTTCATCCCGTTCATTCTGGTACAACCGATTCTGGCCGCGATTACGCTGATTGCTTACTATCTGGGCATCATTCCGCCAATTACCAACATTGCGCCGTGGACCATGCCAACCGGGTTGGGGGCCTTCTTTAATACCAACGGCAGCGTTGCTGCTCTGCTGGTCGCCTTGTTCAACCTTGGGATTGCGACGCTGATTTACCTGCCGTTCGTCGTGGTCGCGAACAAAGCGCAGAACACTATCGACAAGGAAGAGAGCGAAGAAGATATCGCTAATGCACTGAAATTCTAA
- the chbG gene encoding chitin disaccharide deacetylase produces MERLLIVNADDFGLSKGQNYGIVEACRHGVVTSTTALVNGDAIEHAVTLSRDLPTLAVGMHFVLTLGKPLTEMPGLTREGRLGKWIWQMAEEDTLPLDEIARELACQYQRFIDLFGREPTHLDSHHHVHMFPQIFPLVARFAAERNIALRVDRQPVFQASDLPPTLRSSQGFSSEFYGEEITEALFLHVLDESAKRGESSVEVMCHPAFIDNIIRQSAYCYPRLTELDVLTSASLKYAIAERGYRLGSFLDV; encoded by the coding sequence ATGGAACGCTTATTGATAGTAAACGCGGACGATTTTGGTCTGAGCAAAGGGCAAAACTACGGCATCGTGGAAGCCTGTCGTCACGGCGTGGTGACCTCGACTACAGCGCTGGTGAACGGTGATGCTATTGAGCATGCGGTGACGTTAAGCCGCGATCTGCCGACGCTGGCGGTAGGGATGCACTTTGTTCTGACGCTGGGAAAACCCCTGACCGAGATGCCGGGATTAACCCGTGAGGGGCGTCTGGGAAAATGGATCTGGCAGATGGCAGAGGAAGATACCTTGCCACTGGACGAAATCGCCCGTGAGCTCGCCTGTCAGTATCAGCGTTTCATCGACCTGTTCGGGCGGGAGCCTACGCATCTGGATAGCCATCACCATGTGCATATGTTCCCGCAGATCTTCCCCCTCGTCGCGCGTTTTGCTGCCGAGCGCAACATTGCATTGCGTGTCGATCGACAGCCGGTGTTCCAGGCCAGCGATCTCCCGCCGACGCTGCGTAGCTCGCAGGGATTCAGCAGTGAGTTTTATGGGGAAGAGATTACGGAAGCGCTGTTTCTGCATGTTCTCGACGAATCCGCAAAGCGTGGAGAATCCTCAGTGGAAGTGATGTGTCACCCGGCGTTTATCGACAATATCATTCGTCAGAGCGCCTATTGTTACCCCCGTTTGACTGAGCTGGACGTGCTGACCTCGGCATCGCTCAAGTATGCGATTGCAGAACGCGGCTACCGTCTGGGCAGTTTTCTTGATGTCTGA
- the cedA gene encoding cell division activator CedA, translating to MMKPLRQQNRPVISYVPRVEPSPPEHAIKMDAFRDVWILRGKYVAFVLMGESFQRSPAFSEAESAQRWANQVRQENEIAD from the coding sequence ATGATGAAACCTCTTCGCCAACAAAATCGCCCGGTTATTAGCTATGTTCCGCGTGTTGAACCTTCGCCGCCCGAACATGCGATAAAAATGGACGCGTTTCGTGACGTGTGGATCTTGCGCGGGAAGTATGTCGCGTTTGTCTTAATGGGGGAGTCGTTCCAGCGATCGCCGGCGTTTAGCGAGGCGGAATCAGCCCAGCGCTGGGCAAATCAGGTTCGTCAGGAAAACGAAATCGCAGATTAA
- the chbB gene encoding PTS N,N'-diacetylchitobiose transporter subunit IIB, translating into MEKKHIYLFCSAGMSTSLLVSKMRAQAEKYEVPVIIEAFPETLAGEKGPNADVVLLGPQIGYMLPEIQRLLPNKPVEVIDSLLYGKVDGLGVLKAAVAAIKKAAAN; encoded by the coding sequence ATGGAAAAGAAACACATTTATCTGTTTTGCTCTGCGGGTATGTCTACCTCTTTGTTAGTGTCAAAGATGCGCGCGCAGGCGGAAAAGTATGAAGTCCCGGTTATTATTGAAGCATTCCCGGAAACCCTTGCCGGAGAAAAAGGACCGAATGCCGATGTTGTATTATTGGGTCCACAAATTGGTTATATGTTGCCCGAAATTCAGCGTTTGTTACCAAACAAACCTGTAGAAGTGATTGACTCGCTGCTGTATGGCAAAGTCGATGGTTTAGGCGTGCTTAAGGCTGCTGTTGCAGCAATTAAAAAAGCCGCTGCAAATTAA
- a CDS encoding 6-phospho-beta-glucosidase: MSQKLKVVTIGGGSSYTPELLEGFIKRYHELPVSELWLVDVEGGEEKLDIIYQLCQRMIEKAGVPMKVFKTLDRREALKDADFVTTQLRVGQLKARELDERIPLSHGYLGQETNGAGGLFKGLRTIPVIFDIIKDVEELCPNAWVINFTNPAGMVTEAVYRHTNFKRFIGVCNIPVGMKMFIHDVLALKESDDLSIDLFGLNHMVFIKDVIVNGQSRFAELLDGVASGQLKASTVKNIFDLPFSEGLIRSLNLLPCSYLLYYFKQKEMLAIEMGEYYKGGARAQVVQKVEKQLFDLYKNPELNVKPKELEQRGGAYYSDAACEVINAIFNDKQTEHYVNIPHHGHVDNIPADWAVEMTCTLGRDGATPTPRITHFDEKVLGLIYTIKGFEVAASNAALSGEFNDVLLALNLSPLVHSDHDAEGLARELILAHEKWLPNFADCIAKLKDAQH, translated from the coding sequence ATGAGCCAGAAATTAAAAGTCGTCACCATTGGTGGCGGGAGCAGTTACACCCCGGAATTGCTGGAAGGATTTATTAAGCGTTACCACGAACTACCGGTTTCCGAATTGTGGCTGGTTGACGTCGAGGGTGGCGAAGAGAAACTGGATATTATTTACCAGCTCTGCCAGCGCATGATTGAAAAAGCGGGCGTACCGATGAAGGTATTTAAGACCCTGGATCGCCGTGAAGCGCTGAAAGATGCCGATTTCGTGACCACACAGCTGCGTGTAGGGCAGTTGAAAGCACGTGAACTGGATGAGCGTATTCCGCTGAGCCACGGCTACCTGGGCCAGGAAACTAACGGTGCCGGTGGCCTGTTCAAAGGTCTGCGCACCATCCCGGTGATTTTCGACATCATTAAAGATGTGGAAGAACTGTGCCCGAATGCCTGGGTGATAAACTTTACTAACCCGGCCGGCATGGTGACCGAAGCGGTCTATCGCCATACGAACTTCAAACGCTTTATTGGCGTGTGCAACATTCCGGTGGGGATGAAGATGTTCATCCACGATGTGCTGGCGCTGAAAGAGAGTGACGACCTGTCGATCGACCTGTTTGGCCTCAACCACATGGTGTTCATCAAAGATGTGATCGTTAATGGTCAGTCACGCTTTGCCGAGCTGCTGGACGGCGTGGCCTCGGGCCAGCTTAAAGCGTCCACAGTGAAAAATATTTTCGATCTGCCGTTCAGCGAAGGGTTGATTCGCTCTTTGAATCTGCTGCCATGCTCGTATCTGCTTTACTACTTCAAGCAAAAAGAGATGCTGGCGATTGAGATGGGTGAATACTACAAGGGCGGCGCGCGGGCACAGGTGGTGCAGAAGGTCGAGAAACAGCTGTTCGATCTGTATAAGAACCCGGAACTGAACGTCAAGCCGAAGGAGCTGGAGCAGCGCGGCGGCGCGTACTACTCTGACGCGGCCTGTGAAGTCATCAATGCGATTTTCAATGACAAGCAGACCGAACATTACGTCAACATTCCGCATCACGGTCATGTTGATAACATCCCGGCAGACTGGGCGGTAGAGATGACCTGCACGCTGGGCCGCGACGGGGCGACGCCGACGCCACGCATCACCCATTTTGATGAGAAAGTGTTGGGATTGATCTATACCATCAAAGGCTTTGAAGTAGCAGCCAGCAACGCGGCGCTGAGCGGTGAGTTTAACGATGTGCTGTTGGCGCTGAACCTGAGCCCGCTGGTGCATTCTGACCACGATGCAGAAGGTCTGGCGCGTGAACTGATTCTGGCGCACGAAAAATGGTTGCCAAACTTTGCCGACTGCATTGCGAAGCTTAAAGACGCACAACACTAA